A stretch of the Sphingomonas sp. CL5.1 genome encodes the following:
- a CDS encoding nuclear transport factor 2 family protein, which produces MSRLEDEAALRRTAELYAAGADRRDKAIWARILTAGCVIEGPGFRTEGREANLGSIDLLARLFLKTRHRVHNQLVTIDGDRADGETYSTADHLSERDGGRALLCWAIRYQDKWRREDGEWRFSHRTLIVDWEETRMLPALTAASAIA; this is translated from the coding sequence ATGTCGCGGCTTGAGGATGAGGCGGCGCTGCGCCGCACCGCCGAGCTTTACGCCGCCGGGGCGGATCGCCGCGACAAGGCAATATGGGCACGCATTCTCACCGCGGGTTGCGTGATCGAGGGTCCGGGCTTCCGCACCGAGGGGCGCGAAGCCAATCTCGGCAGCATCGACCTGCTCGCGCGCCTGTTCCTCAAGACCCGGCACCGCGTCCACAACCAGCTCGTGACGATCGACGGCGACCGCGCCGACGGCGAAACCTATTCCACCGCCGACCATCTTTCCGAGCGCGACGGCGGGCGCGCCTTGCTGTGCTGGGCGATCCGCTATCAGGACAAGTGGCGGCGCGAGGATGGCGAATGGCGTTTCAGCCACCGCACGCTGATCGTCGATTGGGAGGAGACGCGCATGCTCCCCGCCCTTACGGCCGCGTCCGCAATCGCCTGA
- a CDS encoding alkene reductase, whose protein sequence is MDVLFEPVALGALHLRNRIVMAPMTRDRAGPDDVPGDIMVEYYRQRATAGLIVTEGVQPSAIGKGYWRTPGIHSAAQIEGWRRVADAVHAEGGRIVMQIMHCGRVVVAANRGFAADVIAPSAIPCPALVPGPDGVPVATDMPRALDAAELPAIAAEFAQAARNACLAGMDGVELHCSSGYLINQFLNPASNLRTDKWGGSAENRARFPVAVLAAMADAIGGDRVGFRISPGNPYNGMDPADPAETFVPFLRMSNGLGLAYIHVVDMNLPDLDTLAMVRDHWSGAIIANNMLKAESAREVIVAGRAHAISFGRAFIANPDLVARIRADAALANPDYTLLYTGEAAGYIDYPVMEARPVS, encoded by the coding sequence ATGGACGTGCTGTTCGAGCCGGTGGCGCTAGGTGCCCTCCACCTGAGGAACCGCATCGTCATGGCGCCGATGACGCGTGATCGCGCCGGGCCGGATGACGTGCCCGGCGACATCATGGTGGAATATTATCGCCAGCGCGCCACTGCCGGGCTGATCGTGACCGAGGGCGTCCAGCCCAGCGCGATCGGCAAGGGCTATTGGCGGACGCCCGGCATTCACAGCGCGGCGCAGATCGAGGGCTGGCGGCGCGTGGCCGATGCGGTTCATGCCGAGGGCGGCCGCATCGTGATGCAGATCATGCATTGCGGGCGCGTGGTGGTGGCGGCCAATCGCGGCTTCGCGGCGGACGTCATCGCGCCATCGGCTATTCCCTGCCCCGCTCTTGTGCCGGGGCCGGACGGCGTTCCGGTCGCGACCGATATGCCGCGCGCGCTCGATGCGGCGGAGCTTCCGGCGATTGCCGCGGAGTTCGCGCAGGCCGCCCGCAACGCCTGCCTTGCAGGGATGGACGGCGTGGAGCTGCATTGTTCAAGCGGCTATCTCATCAACCAGTTCCTCAACCCCGCGAGCAACCTTCGCACCGACAAATGGGGCGGCAGCGCGGAGAATCGCGCGCGTTTCCCGGTGGCGGTGCTGGCGGCGATGGCGGACGCGATCGGCGGAGACCGGGTAGGCTTCCGCATCTCGCCGGGCAATCCCTATAACGGCATGGACCCAGCCGATCCGGCGGAAACATTCGTTCCCTTTCTCCGCATGTCGAACGGGCTGGGGCTGGCCTATATCCATGTCGTGGACATGAATCTGCCCGATCTCGATACGCTGGCCATGGTGCGCGACCATTGGTCCGGCGCGATCATCGCCAACAACATGCTGAAGGCCGAAAGCGCGCGTGAAGTGATCGTGGCGGGGCGGGCGCACGCCATATCGTTCGGCCGCGCCTTCATCGCCAATCCTGATCTGGTGGCGCGCATCCGCGCCGACGCGGCGCTGGCGAACCCGGATTACACCTTGCTCTATACCGGGGAAGCGGCGGGATATATCGACTACCCCGTCATGGAGGCGAGGCCGGTTTCGTGA
- a CDS encoding TonB-dependent receptor, producing the protein MIRANLRFAASLAVLSAALATPAWAQDAPAQKPAVDEGRITDVVVTARRQEESIQSTPVSVSALGAQMLDQLNFRSVDKLTQLVPNVAISEASGSITGTQPYIRGIGSAEPLLTIDSPVGMYLDGVYLGRQAANNFDLVDPERIEVLRGPQGTLYGRNTTAGAINIITKKPPQEFGAELKAGYGSYNAWFTRASIDTGAWGNSGLSASFAVTHSERDGFVDNPNTPRDRDPGARKTTAAWGKIHGDWGKLTVDVSADWSYSKGQRGPFEIISAYQPAATYFARSPSYGGDPFVVSPQYQDKLPTEYVGQQTAKTYGTAITAAYEVSKALTFKSITAWRGWDSSEPTNYAGNLMGEVIDFTSPTLYSVQRVSPFVAYNQDLRQRQFSEEFQVLGKTDTLSYVLGAYYFNERASELNDNYYTVVLPPAYLAALGYPSAVGDALTGQGIDLIGVNLGQTMAYHTRSESVAGFGQVSWKPMILGQRLELTGGLRYTHDSRSIDETSIPTPQPFAGQLPNPGATPGPSRTGDLSFSNWSYLGSISFQWTPDILTYARFSTGYKSGGFDARAGVDLTTGVTFPFTFKPEKATSYEVGFKSEFLDHRLRLNGSLFRTDYDDLQVPQYAGGNGFIPNANARYQGFELELLAIPIRRVQFDASLGYVDPTYTEFLLADPNTGIVGDYAKQAKFPYVPNWTVHVGAQASHRLDFADLMLRVDYAHTSKRYFHTIDLLNPANDAIADPGQDLLSARISLSDIDLGGGRTKLRVSVYADNLLNDHTRQAGIDFGPSIGIAGVNYGPPRTFGVDATLKF; encoded by the coding sequence ATGATACGCGCCAACCTCCGTTTCGCGGCCAGCCTCGCCGTCCTTTCCGCTGCGCTCGCCACCCCCGCTTGGGCGCAGGACGCCCCAGCGCAGAAGCCAGCCGTGGACGAGGGCCGCATCACCGATGTCGTCGTCACCGCGCGCCGGCAGGAGGAAAGTATTCAGTCGACCCCGGTCTCGGTCTCCGCGCTCGGCGCGCAGATGCTCGACCAGCTCAATTTCAGGAGCGTCGACAAGCTCACGCAGCTCGTGCCCAACGTCGCGATCTCCGAAGCCTCGGGCAGCATCACCGGCACCCAGCCCTATATCCGCGGCATCGGCTCGGCCGAGCCGCTGCTGACGATCGACAGCCCGGTCGGCATGTATCTCGACGGCGTGTATCTGGGCCGGCAGGCGGCGAACAATTTCGACCTGGTCGATCCCGAGCGGATCGAGGTGCTGCGCGGCCCGCAGGGCACTCTCTACGGCCGCAACACCACCGCCGGCGCGATCAACATCATCACCAAGAAGCCCCCGCAGGAATTCGGCGCCGAGCTGAAGGCGGGCTATGGCAGCTACAATGCGTGGTTCACCCGCGCATCGATCGACACCGGCGCGTGGGGCAATAGCGGCCTTTCGGCGAGCTTCGCGGTGACGCATAGCGAGCGCGACGGCTTCGTCGACAACCCCAACACCCCGCGCGATCGCGATCCCGGCGCGCGCAAGACCACCGCCGCATGGGGCAAGATCCATGGCGACTGGGGCAAGCTGACCGTCGACGTGTCGGCGGACTGGAGCTATTCCAAGGGCCAGCGCGGGCCGTTCGAGATCATCTCCGCCTATCAGCCCGCAGCGACCTATTTCGCGCGCTCGCCTTCCTATGGCGGCGATCCATTTGTCGTCAGCCCGCAATATCAGGACAAGCTGCCGACCGAATATGTCGGCCAGCAGACCGCCAAGACCTATGGCACGGCGATCACCGCCGCTTACGAGGTGAGCAAGGCGCTGACCTTCAAGTCGATCACCGCATGGCGCGGCTGGGATTCGAGCGAGCCGACCAATTATGCCGGCAACCTGATGGGCGAAGTGATCGATTTCACCTCGCCCACGCTCTATTCGGTGCAGCGCGTCTCGCCGTTCGTCGCCTATAATCAGGATCTGCGGCAGCGTCAGTTCAGCGAGGAATTCCAGGTCCTCGGTAAGACCGACACGTTGAGCTACGTCCTTGGCGCCTATTATTTCAACGAGCGCGCGAGCGAGCTGAACGACAATTACTACACGGTCGTCCTGCCGCCGGCCTATCTTGCCGCACTCGGCTATCCGAGCGCCGTGGGCGACGCGCTGACGGGTCAGGGCATCGACCTGATCGGCGTCAACCTCGGCCAGACAATGGCCTATCACACGCGCAGCGAATCCGTGGCCGGCTTCGGACAGGTGAGCTGGAAGCCGATGATCCTCGGCCAGCGGCTCGAGCTGACCGGCGGCCTCCGTTACACCCATGACAGCCGCTCGATCGACGAGACGAGCATCCCGACGCCTCAGCCCTTCGCCGGACAGCTTCCCAATCCCGGCGCCACGCCGGGGCCGTCGCGCACCGGCGACCTGTCGTTCAGCAACTGGTCGTACCTCGGGTCGATCAGCTTCCAGTGGACCCCGGACATCCTCACCTATGCGCGCTTCTCGACCGGCTACAAGTCCGGCGGGTTCGACGCGCGCGCCGGCGTGGACCTGACAACCGGCGTCACCTTCCCGTTCACCTTCAAGCCGGAAAAGGCGACCTCCTATGAAGTCGGCTTCAAGAGCGAGTTCCTCGATCACCGCCTGCGGCTGAACGGCTCGCTGTTCCGCACCGACTACGACGACCTCCAAGTGCCGCAATATGCCGGCGGCAACGGCTTCATCCCGAACGCCAACGCGCGCTACCAGGGCTTCGAGCTTGAGCTGCTGGCGATACCGATCAGGCGCGTCCAGTTCGATGCCAGCCTCGGCTATGTAGATCCGACCTATACCGAGTTCCTGCTCGCCGATCCCAATACCGGCATCGTCGGCGATTACGCGAAGCAGGCGAAATTCCCCTATGTCCCCAATTGGACGGTGCATGTCGGCGCGCAGGCATCGCACCGGCTGGACTTCGCCGACCTGATGCTGCGCGTCGATTACGCCCATACCAGCAAGCGCTATTTCCACACCATCGACCTGCTCAACCCGGCGAACGACGCGATCGCCGATCCGGGGCAGGATCTGCTCAGCGCGCGGATCAGCCTTTCGGATATCGATCTGGGCGGCGGGCGCACGAAGCTGCGCGTGAGCGTCTATGCCGACAACCTGCTGAACGACCACACGCGGCAGGCGGGCATCGATTTCGGCCCGTCGATCGGCATCGCCGGCGTCAATTACGGCCCGCCGCGCACCTTCGGGGTCGATGCGACGTTGAAGTTCTGA
- a CDS encoding SDR family NAD(P)-dependent oxidoreductase — protein sequence MDMLDFSGKVVLVTGGGRGIGGACAEAFAAAGASVVIAEVSEELRADFTARQPTALAIRCDVTNSADVAALADRVRERFGRLDVLVNNVGDFLHAAPFDAMSDDQVAAIVEINFGQVMRVTRAMMPLLRAAAPGSSIVSVTSIEAFRGIPNCAVYGACKAAVTGLTKCLALELAPAGIRINDIAPETTDTPQVALDHMIPPENRAHMDKWIPLGRFGRPEDIAGAALYLASPLASWVTGTTIHVDGGALAAAGWTRTPDGQWTVVPMVSGNGLRIPA from the coding sequence ATGGATATGCTCGATTTTTCCGGCAAGGTCGTGCTGGTCACCGGGGGTGGACGCGGAATCGGCGGCGCCTGCGCGGAGGCGTTCGCCGCCGCGGGAGCGTCGGTCGTCATTGCCGAGGTGAGCGAGGAGTTGCGCGCGGATTTCACCGCCCGCCAACCGACAGCTTTGGCGATCCGGTGCGACGTGACGAACAGCGCCGATGTCGCCGCGCTGGCCGATCGGGTACGCGAACGGTTCGGCAGGCTCGACGTGCTGGTCAACAATGTCGGCGATTTCCTGCACGCCGCTCCCTTCGACGCGATGAGCGACGATCAGGTAGCGGCGATCGTCGAGATCAACTTCGGGCAGGTGATGCGCGTCACCCGCGCGATGATGCCGCTGCTGCGCGCGGCGGCGCCCGGATCGAGTATCGTCAGCGTCACCTCGATCGAGGCGTTTCGCGGCATCCCCAATTGCGCCGTCTATGGCGCGTGCAAGGCGGCCGTCACCGGCCTCACCAAATGCCTCGCACTCGAGCTGGCCCCCGCCGGCATCCGCATCAACGACATCGCGCCCGAGACGACCGACACCCCGCAGGTCGCGCTCGATCATATGATCCCGCCCGAGAATCGCGCGCATATGGATAAATGGATTCCGCTCGGTCGCTTCGGCAGGCCGGAGGATATCGCGGGCGCGGCGCTCTATCTCGCCAGCCCGCTGGCGAGCTGGGTTACGGGGACGACGATCCATGTCGACGGGGGCGCACTCGCCGCCGCCGGCTGGACGCGCACGCCTGACGGCCAGTGGACGGTCGTGCCGATGGTCAGCGGCAACGGCCTGCGGATTCCCGCCTGA
- a CDS encoding LLM class flavin-dependent oxidoreductase, which yields MKFSIIYEAQMVDTSRENEARTFHETIEQALLAEEMGFDNVWAVEHTALTQYAHMSAPETFLAFLAGKTTRLGIGHGVVCLPPAMNHPVKVAERIATLDILSNGRVHFGMGKGGTQQESGTFGYDLNTLQPMIDESMYLIPKIMVQEEIEHDGEYIKIPRRPIHPKPFQNPHPPIYMACTRETTLVQAGSRGIGALVLGFAGPEDIAKKNAVYRENFRNRKVGDQVGFRPTEHLAALCPSIVLDDREKARKIGLRGQRFFVESLAHWYQGGPKPTVDEELTADEQVAILQQEKEAVVAYLSEEKITIGSEHIGSYGEVQDAYGTADDCIRYVQRLFDSGADEILFLFQMGGVPHAAILETIRNIGEKVIPHFRAQEAVRQAAAE from the coding sequence ATGAAATTCTCGATCATTTACGAAGCCCAGATGGTGGACACCTCGCGCGAGAACGAGGCGCGGACGTTCCATGAGACGATCGAGCAGGCGCTGCTCGCGGAGGAGATGGGCTTCGACAATGTCTGGGCGGTCGAGCATACCGCGCTGACGCAATATGCGCACATGTCCGCGCCCGAGACCTTCCTCGCGTTCCTTGCGGGTAAGACGACGCGGCTCGGCATCGGGCATGGCGTGGTGTGCCTGCCGCCGGCGATGAACCATCCGGTGAAAGTGGCGGAGCGGATCGCGACGCTCGATATCCTGTCGAACGGCCGCGTCCATTTCGGCATGGGCAAGGGCGGCACGCAGCAGGAATCGGGCACCTTCGGCTACGATCTCAACACGCTCCAGCCGATGATCGACGAATCCATGTACCTGATCCCCAAGATCATGGTGCAGGAGGAGATCGAGCACGACGGCGAATATATCAAGATCCCGCGCCGGCCGATCCACCCCAAGCCGTTCCAGAACCCGCATCCGCCGATCTACATGGCCTGTACTCGCGAGACGACTTTGGTGCAGGCCGGATCGCGCGGCATCGGCGCGCTGGTGCTCGGCTTCGCCGGGCCGGAGGATATCGCGAAGAAGAACGCCGTCTATCGCGAGAATTTCCGCAACCGCAAGGTGGGGGACCAGGTTGGCTTCCGCCCGACCGAGCATCTCGCCGCGCTGTGCCCGTCGATCGTGCTCGACGATCGCGAGAAGGCGCGCAAGATCGGGCTGCGCGGCCAGCGCTTCTTCGTCGAGAGCCTCGCGCATTGGTATCAGGGCGGGCCGAAGCCGACGGTCGACGAGGAACTGACCGCCGACGAACAAGTGGCGATCCTCCAGCAGGAGAAGGAGGCGGTGGTCGCCTATCTTTCCGAGGAGAAGATCACGATCGGCAGCGAGCATATCGGCAGCTACGGGGAGGTGCAGGACGCCTATGGCACCGCCGATGACTGCATCCGCTACGTGCAGCGGCTGTTCGATTCGGGGGCGGACGAAATCCTGTTCCTGTTCCAGATGGGCGGCGTGCCGCACGCCGCGATCCTGGAGACGATCCGCAACATCGGCGAGAAGGTCATCCCGCACTTCCGCGCGCAGGAGGCGGTCAGGCAGGCCGCCGCCGAATAG
- the ribB gene encoding 3,4-dihydroxy-2-butanone-4-phosphate synthase gives MKPNIQLSRIRHAFLSSPEEIIEEAKNGRMFILVDDEDRENEGDLVIPAQMATPEKINFMAKHGRGLICLALGKARVDQLGLDLMSRNNGTRHETAFTVSIEACEGVTTGISAADRARTVAVAIDASKGRGEIVTPGHVFPLVARDGGVLVRAGHTEAAVDVARLAGLNPSGVICEIMNEDGTMARMDDLVAFAQLHNLKIGTIRDLIAYRRRHDHLVECVAETRLTSNFGGDWVARTYFNKVEGTENLVLIKGRITPDQPTLVRMHAFSVFSDMLAEAGNRATLLHRAMTMIGEAGTGVIVVLNPVRNDYLRNQMRSHAGAQAPAEELRDYGIGAQILADLGVQEMILLTGSHRNIIGIEGYGLNVIEERPIPAE, from the coding sequence ATGAAACCGAACATCCAGCTCAGCCGTATCCGGCACGCATTCCTTTCCTCGCCGGAGGAGATCATCGAGGAGGCGAAGAACGGTCGGATGTTCATCCTCGTCGACGACGAGGATCGCGAGAACGAGGGCGATCTCGTCATTCCGGCGCAGATGGCGACGCCGGAGAAGATCAACTTCATGGCGAAGCACGGTCGCGGGCTGATCTGCCTGGCGCTGGGCAAGGCGCGGGTCGACCAGCTCGGGCTGGACCTGATGAGCCGCAACAACGGCACGCGGCACGAGACCGCCTTCACCGTCTCGATCGAGGCGTGCGAGGGGGTGACGACCGGCATCTCGGCGGCGGACCGCGCGCGCACCGTGGCGGTGGCGATCGACGCGTCGAAGGGGCGTGGGGAGATCGTGACGCCGGGCCATGTCTTCCCGCTGGTCGCGCGCGACGGGGGCGTGCTGGTGCGCGCGGGGCATACCGAGGCGGCGGTGGACGTGGCGCGGCTCGCCGGCCTCAACCCCTCGGGCGTGATCTGCGAGATCATGAACGAGGACGGCACGATGGCGCGGATGGACGATCTCGTCGCCTTCGCCCAGCTCCACAACCTCAAGATCGGCACGATCCGCGACCTCATCGCCTATCGCCGACGCCACGACCATCTGGTCGAATGCGTGGCGGAAACGCGCCTCACCAGCAATTTCGGCGGCGACTGGGTGGCCAGGACCTATTTCAACAAGGTCGAGGGCACCGAAAACCTGGTGCTGATCAAGGGCCGCATCACGCCCGACCAGCCGACATTGGTGCGGATGCACGCTTTTTCGGTGTTCAGCGACATGCTCGCCGAGGCCGGCAATCGCGCGACTTTGCTGCACCGCGCGATGACGATGATCGGCGAGGCGGGGACAGGGGTGATCGTAGTGCTCAACCCGGTCCGCAACGATTATCTGCGCAACCAGATGCGCTCGCATGCCGGGGCGCAGGCGCCGGCGGAGGAATTGCGCGACTATGGCATCGGCGCGCAGATCCTCGCCGATCTCGGTGTGCAGGAGATGATCCTGCTGACCGGCTCGCACCGCAACATCATCGGGATCGAAGGCTATGGCCTGAACGTGATCGAGGAGCGCCCGATCCCGGCAGAATGA
- a CDS encoding SDR family NAD(P)-dependent oxidoreductase, translating to MTPRLNLPATGVIVTGGASGIGLASARALADVGRPVALWDIAGEKAREAAEAIARETGVKAIGLGVDMRDLDAYDAAIARSSAGMGPIGGFVHAAGVVDTASIDGMTPEGWEAGINTHLRPLAFLAQKLQPDLAMNNGSAIVAIVSINATLGNALNPIYTAAKGGMLSLVRSLADRLARDGVRVNAVSPGQILTPMMQPAVDAMPGFFEKRILLERLGTPEEIGSVVRFLLSDEASYVTAAELVVDGGNISSQRV from the coding sequence ATGACGCCGAGACTCAACCTGCCGGCCACCGGCGTGATCGTCACTGGCGGCGCATCGGGGATCGGGCTCGCCTCGGCCCGCGCGCTTGCCGATGTGGGGCGCCCGGTCGCGCTGTGGGATATTGCCGGCGAGAAGGCGCGGGAAGCGGCCGAAGCCATCGCGCGCGAGACGGGTGTGAAGGCGATCGGCCTCGGCGTCGATATGCGCGATCTCGATGCCTATGACGCGGCCATCGCGCGGAGCAGCGCGGGCATGGGCCCAATCGGCGGCTTCGTCCACGCCGCCGGAGTAGTCGATACCGCCTCGATCGACGGGATGACGCCGGAAGGCTGGGAGGCGGGGATCAACACGCACCTGCGCCCGCTCGCCTTCCTCGCGCAGAAGCTCCAGCCCGATCTCGCCATGAACAATGGTTCGGCGATCGTCGCCATCGTCTCGATCAACGCGACACTGGGGAATGCGCTCAACCCGATCTACACCGCTGCCAAGGGCGGGATGCTGTCGCTCGTCCGCTCGCTGGCCGACCGGCTGGCGCGCGATGGGGTGCGGGTCAACGCGGTGTCGCCCGGCCAGATCCTGACGCCGATGATGCAGCCGGCGGTCGATGCCATGCCCGGCTTCTTCGAGAAGCGCATCCTGCTCGAACGGCTCGGCACACCGGAGGAGATCGGCAGCGTGGTGCGCTTCCTGCTGTCCGACGAGGCGAGCTACGTCACCGCCGCCGAGCTGGTGGTGGATGGCGGCAACATCTCGTCGCAGCGGGTTTAG
- a CDS encoding Dabb family protein yields the protein MADFTALLTLRADADRAAVARKFADATLVAPTLPGVFEGGDLIVHHRGGGTGLPADPAVAHIDGAVYETIAESGAEPGLRDGVYRILLLAVAPGTPDHIVRQFEAETLAMPRYIGAIRNWRLSRVTKAMGARAWTHAWEQEYADPGGLLGPYMTNPYHWARVDRWFDPECPEHIVDTRLCHSFCAIGRSVLRGHGA from the coding sequence ATGGCTGATTTCACCGCGTTGCTCACGCTGCGGGCGGATGCGGATCGCGCGGCGGTCGCGCGGAAGTTCGCCGATGCGACACTCGTCGCGCCGACCTTGCCGGGGGTGTTCGAGGGCGGCGACCTGATCGTCCACCATCGTGGCGGCGGCACTGGCCTGCCGGCCGACCCGGCGGTCGCGCATATCGACGGCGCGGTTTACGAAACCATTGCGGAGAGCGGGGCGGAGCCGGGGCTGCGCGACGGCGTCTATCGCATCCTGCTGCTCGCGGTCGCGCCGGGCACGCCGGACCATATCGTCCGCCAGTTCGAGGCGGAGACGCTGGCGATGCCGCGCTATATCGGCGCGATCCGCAACTGGCGGCTGAGCCGTGTGACCAAAGCGATGGGCGCGCGGGCGTGGACCCATGCGTGGGAACAGGAATATGCCGATCCCGGCGGCCTGCTCGGCCCCTATATGACCAATCCCTATCATTGGGCACGCGTCGATCGCTGGTTCGATCCGGAATGTCCGGAACATATCGTAGACACGCGCCTGTGCCACAGCTTCTGTGCGATCGGACGGAGCGTGCTCCGGGGGCATGGCGCATAA
- a CDS encoding NAD-dependent epimerase/dehydratase family protein, with protein MKILVVGGTGGLGGHAAIHLAAKGHDVSVAARNPAPAGTAMANMPFLRGDYVAGDFTPERLKGFDAIVFAAGNDPRHIPPATDAQGHLHRANAEAVPAFMRAAREAGVKRVVQLGSFYPQAAPELEKDNFYIRSRRLACEGARAETRPGFAVISVNAPFMVGSVPGLPSMIFEPYVAWAQGKLPIPAFAPAGGTNFMSYRSLSQALEGALLRGEPGKAYLVGDENLSFADYFSLFFKAVGNPVTLEARDEAHPLLPDVAIPQGRGNWICYEPDAAETALLGYARGDVANAVAEVVAQYGRADVAA; from the coding sequence ATGAAGATCCTTGTCGTCGGCGGCACCGGTGGGCTGGGCGGCCACGCCGCGATCCATCTCGCCGCGAAGGGCCATGACGTATCGGTCGCCGCGCGCAATCCAGCGCCGGCCGGTACCGCGATGGCGAACATGCCCTTCCTCCGGGGCGATTATGTCGCAGGCGACTTCACGCCCGAACGGCTGAAGGGTTTCGACGCGATCGTCTTCGCCGCCGGCAACGATCCGCGCCACATCCCGCCCGCCACCGACGCGCAGGGGCATCTCCACCGCGCCAATGCCGAGGCCGTCCCCGCCTTCATGCGCGCCGCGCGCGAAGCCGGGGTGAAGCGCGTCGTCCAGCTCGGCAGCTTCTATCCGCAGGCCGCGCCCGAGCTGGAGAAGGACAATTTCTACATCCGCTCACGCCGCCTCGCGTGCGAGGGCGCGCGAGCGGAGACGCGGCCGGGCTTCGCCGTCATCAGCGTCAACGCGCCCTTCATGGTCGGATCGGTGCCGGGCCTGCCCAGCATGATCTTCGAGCCTTACGTCGCATGGGCGCAGGGCAAGCTGCCGATCCCGGCATTCGCCCCGGCGGGCGGCACCAACTTCATGTCCTATCGCTCGCTAAGTCAGGCGTTAGAGGGAGCGTTGCTGCGCGGCGAGCCGGGCAAGGCCTATCTGGTCGGCGACGAGAATCTGAGCTTCGCCGATTATTTCAGCCTGTTCTTCAAGGCGGTGGGCAACCCGGTGACGCTCGAAGCGCGCGACGAGGCGCACCCCTTGCTGCCTGACGTGGCGATCCCGCAAGGACGCGGCAACTGGATCTGCTACGAGCCGGATGCCGCCGAGACGGCGCTGCTCGGCTATGCGCGCGGCGACGTCGCCAATGCCGTCGCCGAGGTGGTCGCACAATATGGCAGGGCCGATGTCGCGGCTTGA
- a CDS encoding NADP-dependent oxidoreductase, with translation MHAIAIDGFGGPEVLRLTDLPRPAPRPGEVLVRVAYAGVNPADWKAREGKLARYFDYHFPFVLGFDLSGTVAEMGLGVESLTPGDRVFGMSRQGQGENGAYAEYCLAWPTMLAPVPQGMSLAEAAGLPTAGATAYGALVDAGGLKTGQAVLVNGGAGGIGSLAIQIARAAGARVAATCSARNADYVRSLGAERAIDYAGEDVVAAARDWSEGGVDLVLDAVGLGTLPGSATDLVKPGGAFVEIETLISHVSEADIATAATRGVRILSNMIAVARQPEHLAMLAELCAQGRVKPAPIEVLPLADAAEAHRRVEGGHVRGKIVLRVDDTEARS, from the coding sequence ATGCACGCGATCGCGATCGATGGCTTTGGCGGCCCTGAAGTTCTCCGCCTGACCGATCTGCCCCGACCGGCGCCGAGACCGGGCGAGGTGCTGGTCAGGGTGGCTTATGCGGGCGTCAATCCAGCGGACTGGAAAGCGCGCGAGGGCAAGCTGGCGCGCTATTTCGATTATCATTTTCCGTTCGTACTGGGCTTCGATCTGTCGGGCACCGTCGCGGAGATGGGGCTGGGCGTCGAGAGTCTGACGCCGGGCGATCGAGTGTTCGGCATGTCGCGGCAAGGGCAGGGCGAGAATGGCGCCTATGCCGAATATTGCCTCGCCTGGCCCACGATGCTCGCGCCGGTGCCGCAGGGGATGAGCCTCGCCGAAGCCGCCGGGCTGCCGACGGCGGGGGCGACCGCTTATGGCGCGCTGGTCGATGCCGGCGGGCTGAAGACCGGCCAGGCCGTGCTGGTCAACGGCGGCGCGGGCGGGATCGGCAGCCTCGCGATCCAGATCGCCCGCGCAGCCGGTGCGCGCGTCGCCGCGACATGCAGCGCGCGCAACGCCGATTATGTGCGGTCGCTCGGGGCGGAACGCGCGATCGATTATGCCGGTGAGGATGTGGTGGCAGCCGCGCGCGACTGGTCGGAAGGCGGCGTCGATCTGGTGCTGGACGCGGTGGGGCTTGGCACGTTGCCTGGGTCCGCGACGGATCTGGTGAAACCCGGCGGCGCCTTTGTCGAGATAGAGACGCTGATCTCGCATGTGAGCGAGGCGGACATCGCCACCGCCGCGACGCGGGGAGTGCGTATCCTTTCCAATATGATCGCCGTGGCGCGACAGCCGGAGCATCTGGCCATGCTCGCCGAATTATGCGCGCAGGGGCGGGTCAAGCCCGCGCCGATCGAGGTGCTGCCGCTGGCGGATGCCGCCGAGGCGCACCGCCGTGTCGAAGGCGGTCATGTTCGCGGCAAGATCGTGTTGCGCGTGGACGATACGGAGGCAAGGTCGTGA